In Streptomyces alboniger, the following are encoded in one genomic region:
- a CDS encoding ATP-binding SpoIIE family protein phosphatase, which yields MTEHLTPHEGRKAPVARPTAPADPRGALLRSPETSQGARDTSPGASVPPTSEHSQPSASEPDPGRPRPAPDGVPAQPGPPPGPPHGEERRTGRPQPPGAGPVAMRRDGDRLRFVGAATRRIARGIDLDEIVMGLCRATVPTFSDAILVYLRDPLPVGDERPSGPLVLRLRRTDRLRSIEEGAEEPDTDGGPLPSLQVVTPDITDVMGTAELCEVRQGGALAEVLRGVRPVFADSAAARAALPELLGEGRTVPSGQRAILAPLRGRRRVIGAAVFLRRPDRHPFEADDLLVAAQLATHSALGIDKAVLYGREAYIADELQRTMLPETLPRPTGVRLASRYLPAAETARVGGDWYDAIPLPGSRVALVVGDVMGHSMTSAAIMGQLRTTAQTLAGLDLPPQEVLHHLDEQAQRLGSDRMATCLYAVYDPVSHRITIANAGHPPPVLLHLGGRAEVLRVPPGAPIGVGGVDFEAVELDAPAGATLLLYTDGLVESRLRDVWTGIEQLRERLAATAQLTGPDHPPPLEALCDEVLDMLGPGDRDDDIALLAARFDGIAPSDVAYWFLEPENATPSRARRLARSALVRWGLEDMTDAVELLVSEVVTNAVRYASRPITLRLLRTDVLRCEVGDDVPQLPRLRQARATDEGGRGLYLVNKMARRWGATRLSTGKVVWFELNRS from the coding sequence GTGACGGAGCACCTCACCCCCCACGAGGGTCGCAAGGCACCAGTTGCCCGGCCGACCGCCCCCGCGGATCCCCGCGGGGCGCTGCTGCGTTCCCCCGAGACGTCACAGGGCGCGCGCGACACATCCCCGGGAGCATCGGTGCCGCCGACCAGTGAGCATTCCCAGCCGTCCGCCTCCGAGCCGGACCCCGGCCGTCCGCGCCCCGCGCCCGACGGCGTGCCGGCGCAGCCCGGCCCGCCCCCGGGCCCGCCGCACGGCGAGGAGCGGCGCACCGGCCGGCCGCAGCCGCCGGGCGCCGGACCCGTGGCGATGCGCCGCGACGGCGACCGGCTGCGCTTCGTGGGCGCGGCGACCCGGCGGATCGCGCGCGGCATCGACCTCGACGAGATCGTGATGGGTCTGTGCCGGGCGACGGTCCCGACCTTCTCCGACGCGATCCTGGTCTATCTGCGCGACCCGCTGCCCGTCGGCGACGAGCGGCCCTCGGGCCCGCTGGTGCTGCGCCTGCGCCGCACGGACCGGCTGCGCTCCATCGAGGAGGGCGCCGAGGAGCCGGACACCGACGGCGGCCCGCTGCCCTCGCTCCAGGTGGTGACGCCCGACATCACGGACGTGATGGGGACCGCCGAGCTGTGCGAGGTGCGCCAGGGCGGCGCGCTCGCCGAGGTGCTGCGCGGCGTGCGGCCCGTCTTCGCGGACTCGGCGGCGGCGCGGGCCGCCCTGCCCGAACTGCTCGGCGAGGGGCGGACCGTGCCGTCCGGGCAGCGGGCGATCCTGGCGCCGCTGCGGGGCCGGCGGCGGGTGATCGGCGCGGCCGTGTTCCTGCGCCGCCCGGACCGCCACCCCTTCGAGGCGGACGACCTGCTCGTCGCCGCCCAGCTGGCCACGCACAGCGCGCTCGGCATCGACAAGGCGGTCCTGTACGGCCGCGAGGCGTACATCGCCGACGAGTTGCAGCGCACGATGCTGCCCGAGACGCTGCCGCGCCCGACCGGGGTGCGGCTCGCCTCGCGCTATCTCCCGGCGGCCGAGACGGCCCGGGTCGGCGGCGACTGGTACGACGCGATCCCGCTGCCGGGCAGCCGGGTGGCCCTGGTCGTGGGCGATGTCATGGGGCACTCCATGACGTCGGCGGCGATCATGGGCCAGCTGCGGACGACCGCGCAGACCCTCGCCGGGCTCGATCTGCCGCCCCAGGAGGTCCTGCACCACCTGGACGAGCAGGCGCAGCGGCTCGGCTCCGACCGCATGGCGACCTGTCTGTACGCGGTCTACGACCCGGTCTCGCACCGCATCACCATCGCCAACGCCGGTCACCCGCCGCCCGTCCTGCTGCATCTGGGCGGCCGAGCCGAGGTGCTGCGCGTGCCGCCGGGCGCCCCCATCGGCGTGGGCGGCGTGGACTTCGAGGCCGTGGAGCTGGACGCCCCGGCGGGCGCGACGCTGCTCCTGTACACGGACGGGCTCGTCGAGTCCCGCCTGCGCGATGTGTGGACCGGCATAGAGCAGCTGCGCGAACGTCTCGCCGCGACCGCCCAGTTGACCGGCCCCGACCACCCGCCGCCCCTTGAGGCGCTCTGCGACGAGGTGCTGGACATGCTCGGTCCGGGCGACCGGGACGACGACATCGCGCTGCTCGCCGCCCGCTTCGACGGCATCGCGCCGAGCGACGTCGCGTACTGGTTCCTCGAACCGGAGAACGCGACCCCGTCCCGCGCCCGCCGCCTGGCCCGCAGCGCGCTGGTCCGCTGGGGCCTTGAGGACATGACGGATGCGGTGGAGCTGCTGGTCAGCGAGGTCGTGACGAACGCCGTGCGGTACGCGTCGCGGCCGATCACGCTGCGGCTGCTGCGTACGGACGTACTGCGCTGCGAGGTCGGCGACGACGTCCCGCAGCTGCCCCGGCTGCGCCAAGCGCGCGCCACGGACGAGGGCGGCCGCGGGCTGTACCTGGTCAACAAGATGGCGCGGCGGTGGGGCGCGACCCGCCTGAGTACCGGGAAGGTCGTCTGGTTCGAGCTGAACCGAAGCTGA
- a CDS encoding methyltransferase domain-containing protein encodes MSEDRRGQAEAFDAIGQHYDEAFPHKEGQLAAGRRLAEALAPGSRVLDVGCGTGLPTALQLAEKGHSVLGTDLSAGMLALAEKNVPAAEFRQIDIADLATDGPAGIGRFDGIACFFALLMLPRPEIPGALRRLHGLLRPGGLMELSMVEADLDDAAIPFLGHTIRVSGYLRDELRQVVRDAGFEITGEDTYSYAPASSDVPPEHQIFLHCRRG; translated from the coding sequence GTGAGCGAGGACCGCAGGGGCCAGGCCGAGGCCTTTGACGCCATCGGACAGCACTACGACGAAGCCTTCCCGCACAAGGAGGGTCAGCTCGCCGCGGGGCGCCGTCTCGCCGAGGCGCTCGCGCCCGGTTCCCGGGTCCTGGACGTGGGCTGCGGCACGGGTCTGCCGACCGCGCTGCAATTGGCCGAGAAGGGTCACTCCGTCCTCGGCACGGACCTCTCGGCGGGCATGCTGGCCCTGGCCGAAAAGAACGTCCCCGCGGCCGAGTTCCGGCAGATCGACATCGCGGACCTGGCGACCGACGGCCCGGCCGGAATCGGCCGGTTCGACGGCATCGCCTGCTTCTTCGCCCTGCTGATGCTGCCGCGTCCGGAGATCCCCGGGGCGCTGCGGCGGCTGCACGGGCTGCTGCGGCCGGGAGGCCTGATGGAGCTGTCCATGGTCGAGGCCGACCTCGACGACGCGGCGATCCCGTTCCTGGGCCACACAATCCGGGTATCGGGTTACCTGCGGGACGAACTGCGGCAGGTCGTGCGGGACGCGGGCTTCGAGATCACCGGCGAGGACACGTACTCGTACGCGCCCGCCAGCAGCGACGTACCACCGGAACACCAGATCTTTCTGCACTGCCGACGCGGCTGA
- the fomD gene encoding cytidylyl-2-hydroxypropylphosphonate hydrolase produces MTDLDGKTADGDGAAARWAPGDHILWRYRENAGDRVHICRPVTVVQDSEDLLAVWMAPGTECVKPVLADGTPLHHEPLATRYTKPRAVRRDRWFGTGVLKLARPGDPWSVWLFWDPGWRFKNWYVNLEEPRTRWSGGVDSEDHFLDISVRPDGSWRWHDEDEFAEALRVGLMDPEKAADVRAAGRAALKVIEAWGAPFSDGWQHWRPDPSWVVPPLPDDWDRTPAHVSS; encoded by the coding sequence ATGACAGACCTCGACGGGAAGACGGCGGACGGTGACGGTGCGGCGGCCCGGTGGGCCCCCGGGGACCACATCCTGTGGCGGTACCGGGAGAACGCCGGGGACCGCGTGCACATCTGCCGTCCCGTCACCGTCGTCCAGGACAGCGAGGACCTGCTCGCCGTCTGGATGGCGCCCGGCACCGAATGCGTCAAGCCGGTGCTGGCCGACGGGACCCCCCTGCACCACGAGCCCCTGGCCACCCGCTACACCAAACCGCGCGCCGTGCGCAGGGACCGCTGGTTCGGCACCGGCGTCCTCAAGCTGGCCCGCCCCGGCGATCCGTGGTCGGTCTGGCTGTTCTGGGACCCGGGCTGGCGGTTCAAGAACTGGTACGTGAACCTGGAGGAACCGCGCACCCGCTGGTCGGGCGGCGTGGATTCCGAGGATCACTTTCTGGACATCTCCGTGCGCCCCGACGGCAGCTGGCGCTGGCACGACGAGGACGAGTTCGCCGAGGCCCTGCGGGTGGGCCTGATGGACCCGGAAAAGGCTGCTGACGTACGCGCCGCCGGCCGGGCCGCCCTCAAGGTGATCGAGGCCTGGGGGGCACCGTTTTCGGACGGCTGGCAGCACTGGCGTCCCGATCCGTCCTGGGTCGTACCACCCCTTCCGGATGACTGGGACCGTACGCCCGCGCATGTGTCCTCATGA
- a CDS encoding class II fumarate hydratase — MTSDASEDRTGEYRTEHDSMGEVRVPADAKWRAQTQRAVENFPISGQRLERAHIAALARIKGAAAKVNADLGVLDKDIADAIADAAAGVAEGRWDAHFPVDVFQTGSGTSSNMNTNEVLATLATERLGRDVHPNDHVNASQSSNDVFPSSIHIAATGAVTGDLIPALDHLAAALERKAEEFADVVKSGRTHLMDATPVTLGQEFGGYAAQVRYGIERLEASLPRLAELPLGGTAVGTGINTPPGFSAAVIAEVARATGLPLTEARDHFEAQGARDGIVETSGQLRTIGVGLTKIANDLRWMASGPRTGLAEINLPDLQPGSSIMPGKVNPVIPEAALMVAAQVTGNDATVAAAGAAGNFELNVMLPVIAKNVLESIRLLANVSRLLADRTVDGITANRDRAREYAESSPSVVTPLNKYIGYEEAAKVAKRSLAERKTIREVVLEAGYVDRGDLTLEQLDQALDVLRMTRP, encoded by the coding sequence ATGACCAGCGACGCCAGCGAAGACCGCACCGGCGAGTACCGGACCGAGCACGACTCCATGGGCGAGGTGCGGGTCCCCGCCGACGCCAAGTGGCGCGCCCAGACCCAGCGCGCGGTGGAGAACTTCCCCATCTCGGGACAGCGCCTTGAGCGCGCCCACATCGCCGCCCTCGCGCGGATCAAGGGGGCCGCCGCCAAGGTCAACGCGGACCTCGGCGTGCTCGACAAGGACATCGCCGACGCCATCGCGGACGCGGCGGCCGGGGTCGCCGAGGGCCGCTGGGACGCCCACTTCCCCGTGGACGTCTTCCAGACCGGCTCCGGCACGTCGTCGAACATGAACACCAACGAGGTCCTGGCCACGCTCGCGACGGAACGGCTCGGACGCGACGTACACCCCAACGACCACGTCAACGCCTCGCAGTCCTCGAACGACGTCTTCCCGTCCTCGATCCACATCGCGGCGACGGGCGCGGTGACCGGCGACCTGATCCCCGCCCTCGACCACCTCGCCGCCGCCCTGGAGCGCAAGGCCGAGGAGTTCGCGGACGTCGTGAAGTCCGGGCGCACGCACCTCATGGACGCCACGCCCGTGACCCTCGGCCAGGAGTTCGGCGGTTACGCGGCCCAGGTGCGGTACGGCATCGAACGCCTGGAGGCCTCCCTGCCCCGCCTGGCCGAACTGCCGCTCGGCGGCACGGCCGTGGGTACGGGCATCAACACCCCGCCCGGCTTCTCCGCGGCCGTCATCGCCGAGGTCGCGCGGGCCACGGGGCTGCCGCTGACCGAGGCGCGCGACCACTTCGAGGCGCAGGGCGCGCGGGACGGCATCGTCGAGACCAGCGGCCAGCTGCGGACGATCGGCGTGGGCCTGACGAAGATCGCCAACGACCTGCGGTGGATGGCATCCGGCCCGCGCACCGGCCTCGCGGAGATCAACCTCCCGGATCTGCAACCCGGTTCGTCGATCATGCCGGGCAAGGTGAACCCGGTCATCCCGGAGGCCGCGCTGATGGTCGCCGCGCAGGTCACCGGCAACGACGCGACGGTCGCCGCGGCGGGCGCCGCCGGCAACTTCGAGCTGAACGTCATGCTTCCGGTGATCGCCAAGAACGTACTGGAGTCGATCCGGCTGCTCGCCAACGTCTCCCGGCTGCTCGCCGACCGGACCGTCGACGGGATCACCGCCAACCGCGACCGCGCCCGGGAGTACGCCGAGTCCTCGCCGTCCGTCGTGACGCCGCTGAACAAGTACATCGGCTACGAGGAGGCGGCGAAGGTCGCCAAGAGGTCCCTGGCCGAGCGCAAGACGATCCGCGAGGTCGTCCTGGAGGCCGGCTACGTCGACCGGGGCGACCTCACCCTGGAGCAACTGGACCAGGCCCTGGACGTGTTGCGCATGACGCGCCCCTAG
- a CDS encoding ricin-type beta-trefoil lectin domain protein, translated as MTAVLGTAAGAPARAADGPKAPASAPLPPELEKIRAAEATKLYGSPAERPMAERKTGLISLGDSEISGEGVGTYEPGTDGPDNWCHRSPDAAIHRTGIPADVTYNVACSGARTVNIKIGGQKQYADELVQSDNLAVKARNTRIKTILLVVGANDDLQFSPVMTDCVTRYLLGQGPCAAKYHDGWQARVDALVPKVEQSIRDLKTVMRDAGYQEGDYQLVAMGYPSPIGPDFRDNPAFPGKLACGGLGYDSDTEWGRNYAVPTFETGMRRAARNAGATYLDNSRLFHGHEVCMEDTWARGLYVDLSNPFPPDSNSVRQSFHPNARGHAAFASCLTQLYASGKREASCADPASTGSRKLYEGAWDDAFKPLRNEATGTCLDVDASKSRNGTKVQGWDCTGHRNQIWWYDDSRRSLHTGLTQDRCLDVPDGAYKEGAAVVLWNCHGGGNQKFVRETGTVRPAAASELCLTLAGGKEPLRLQKCAGTANQRFA; from the coding sequence ATGACGGCCGTGCTCGGCACGGCGGCCGGGGCACCCGCCCGGGCGGCGGACGGGCCGAAGGCGCCCGCGTCCGCGCCGCTGCCGCCCGAACTGGAGAAGATCCGGGCGGCCGAGGCGACCAAGCTCTACGGCAGCCCTGCCGAACGCCCGATGGCCGAGCGCAAGACGGGCCTGATCTCCCTCGGCGACAGCGAGATCTCCGGTGAGGGGGTCGGGACGTACGAACCGGGCACCGACGGCCCCGACAACTGGTGTCACCGCTCGCCGGACGCCGCGATCCACCGGACGGGCATCCCCGCCGACGTGACGTACAACGTCGCCTGTTCGGGGGCGCGGACCGTCAACATCAAAATCGGCGGCCAGAAGCAGTACGCCGACGAGCTGGTGCAGAGCGACAACCTCGCCGTCAAGGCGCGCAACACGAGGATCAAGACGATCCTGCTCGTCGTCGGCGCCAACGACGACCTTCAGTTCTCACCCGTGATGACGGACTGCGTCACCCGTTACCTGCTCGGCCAGGGACCCTGCGCGGCCAAGTACCACGACGGCTGGCAGGCGCGCGTGGACGCCCTCGTACCCAAGGTCGAGCAGTCCATCCGCGACCTCAAGACCGTCATGAGGGACGCGGGATACCAGGAGGGCGACTACCAGCTCGTCGCCATGGGCTACCCGAGTCCGATCGGACCGGACTTCCGCGACAACCCCGCGTTCCCCGGCAAGCTGGCCTGCGGCGGGCTCGGTTACGACTCCGACACCGAGTGGGGCCGCAACTACGCGGTGCCGACCTTCGAGACCGGCATGCGCAGGGCCGCGAGGAACGCCGGAGCGACCTATCTCGACAACTCCCGCCTCTTCCACGGCCACGAGGTCTGCATGGAGGACACCTGGGCGCGCGGCCTCTACGTCGACCTGTCCAACCCCTTCCCGCCGGACTCCAACTCCGTACGCCAGTCCTTCCACCCCAACGCCCGCGGCCACGCCGCCTTCGCCTCCTGCCTGACGCAGCTGTACGCCTCCGGCAAGCGTGAGGCCAGCTGTGCCGACCCGGCGAGCACGGGCAGCCGGAAGCTGTACGAGGGCGCCTGGGACGATGCGTTCAAGCCCCTGAGGAACGAGGCCACCGGGACGTGCCTGGACGTCGACGCGTCCAAGAGCCGTAACGGCACGAAGGTCCAGGGCTGGGACTGCACGGGTCATCGCAACCAGATCTGGTGGTACGACGACTCGCGGCGCTCGCTGCACACTGGATTGACCCAGGATCGCTGTCTGGACGTGCCGGACGGCGCCTACAAGGAAGGTGCCGCCGTTGTGTTGTGGAACTGCCACGGGGGTGGCAACCAGAAGTTCGTCCGGGAGACCGGGACGGTGCGGCCCGCTGCCGCGAGTGAGCTGTGTCTGACCCTTGCGGGGGGCAAGGAGCCGTTGCGGCTTCAGAAGTGTGCCGGGACTGCGAATCAGCGGTTCGCCTGA
- a CDS encoding fumarate hydratase: protein MPEFEYSDLLPLGEDTTPYRLVTSEGVSTFEADGRTFLKVDPEALRKLAAEAIHDIQHYLRPAHLAQLRRIVDDPEASSNDKFVALDLLKNANIAAAGVLPMCQDTGTAIVMGKRGQNVLTEGEDEKALSKGIYDAYTKLNLRYSQMAPLTMWEEKNTGSNLPAQIELYATDGGAYKFLFMAKGGGSANKSFLYQETKAVLNEASMMKFLEEKIRSLGTAACPPYHLAIVVGGTSAEFALKTAKYASAHYLDELPAEGSPTGHGFRDKELEEKVFELTQRIGIGAQFGGKYFCHDVRVVRLPRHGASLPVAIAVSCSADRQATAKITAEGVFLEQLETDPARFLPETTDEHLDEAADVVEIDLNQPMDAILAELTKHPVKTRLSLTGPLVVARDIAHAKIKERLDAGEEMPQYLKDHPVYYAGPAKTPEGYASGSFGPTTAGRMDSYVEQFQAAGGSKVMLAKGNRSQKVTDACDAHGGFYLGSIGGPAARLAQDCIKKVEVVEYEELGMEAVWKIEVEDFPAFIVVDDKGNDFFQNPAPEPTFTHIPVRGPGLA from the coding sequence ATGCCAGAGTTCGAGTACTCCGACCTGCTCCCGCTGGGAGAGGACACCACCCCCTACCGGCTGGTGACCTCCGAGGGTGTCTCCACCTTCGAGGCCGACGGGCGGACGTTCCTCAAGGTCGACCCGGAGGCGCTGCGCAAGCTCGCCGCCGAGGCGATCCACGACATCCAGCACTATCTGCGGCCCGCGCACCTGGCCCAGCTGCGGCGCATCGTCGACGACCCCGAGGCGTCGTCCAACGACAAGTTCGTGGCACTCGACCTGCTGAAGAACGCGAACATCGCGGCCGCGGGCGTGCTCCCCATGTGCCAGGACACCGGCACGGCGATCGTCATGGGCAAGCGCGGACAGAACGTCCTCACCGAAGGTGAGGACGAGAAGGCGCTCTCCAAGGGCATCTACGACGCGTACACGAAGCTGAACCTGCGCTACTCGCAGATGGCGCCGCTCACCATGTGGGAGGAGAAGAACACCGGCTCCAACCTCCCCGCGCAGATCGAGCTGTACGCGACCGACGGCGGCGCCTACAAGTTCCTCTTCATGGCCAAGGGCGGCGGCTCCGCCAACAAGTCGTTCCTCTACCAGGAGACGAAGGCCGTCTTGAACGAGGCCTCCATGATGAAGTTCCTGGAGGAGAAGATCCGCTCCCTGGGTACGGCGGCCTGCCCGCCCTACCACCTGGCGATCGTCGTCGGCGGCACCAGCGCCGAGTTCGCCCTGAAGACCGCGAAGTACGCCTCCGCGCACTACCTGGACGAGCTGCCCGCCGAGGGATCGCCGACCGGCCACGGCTTCCGCGACAAGGAGCTGGAGGAGAAGGTCTTCGAGCTGACCCAGAGGATCGGCATCGGCGCGCAGTTCGGCGGCAAGTACTTCTGCCACGACGTACGCGTGGTGCGCCTGCCCCGGCACGGCGCCTCGCTGCCCGTCGCCATCGCCGTCTCCTGCTCGGCCGACCGCCAGGCCACCGCGAAGATCACCGCTGAGGGCGTCTTCCTGGAGCAGCTGGAGACGGACCCGGCGCGCTTCCTGCCGGAGACCACGGACGAGCACCTCGACGAGGCCGCGGACGTCGTGGAGATCGACCTCAACCAGCCCATGGACGCCATCCTCGCCGAGCTGACCAAGCACCCGGTGAAGACCCGCCTGTCGCTCACCGGCCCGCTGGTCGTGGCCCGCGACATCGCACACGCCAAGATCAAGGAGCGGCTCGACGCGGGCGAGGAGATGCCGCAGTACCTGAAGGACCACCCGGTCTACTACGCCGGTCCCGCCAAGACCCCCGAGGGCTACGCCTCCGGCTCCTTCGGGCCGACCACGGCGGGCCGGATGGACTCCTACGTGGAGCAGTTCCAGGCCGCCGGCGGCTCCAAGGTCATGCTCGCCAAGGGCAACCGCTCCCAGAAGGTCACCGACGCGTGCGACGCGCACGGCGGCTTCTACCTCGGCTCGATCGGCGGCCCGGCCGCGCGCCTCGCGCAGGACTGCATCAAGAAGGTCGAGGTCGTCGAGTACGAGGAGCTGGGCATGGAGGCGGTCTGGAAGATCGAGGTCGAGGACTTCCCGGCGTTCATCGTCGTCGACGACAAGGGCAACGACTTCTTCCAGAACCCGGCCCCCGAGCCGACGTTCACGCACATCCCGGTGCGGGGTCCCGGCCTGGCGTAG
- a CDS encoding DUF1707 SHOCT-like domain-containing protein, with product MDLEKRLPQPDPAAADEPGSLRASDADRDRTADILRDALAEGRLTAEEHADRVEGVYRAKTMAELRPLVSDLPAGHEQPRAGFRPGPAPFRPSPGAVPPVADENMVAVLSGCVRKGRWRVGRRTHAYAIFGSVEIDLSEAIFEQRQVVIKAIAIFGSVEVRVPENVSLRGSGAGVLGTFEVDTLDSADQDAPVVFVDGLAVLGSIEARPQRGKIVRDLHQRLRKHLGH from the coding sequence GTGGACCTCGAAAAGCGCCTCCCGCAGCCCGATCCCGCCGCAGCCGACGAGCCGGGATCGCTCCGCGCCTCGGACGCCGACCGGGACCGCACGGCGGACATCCTCCGCGACGCCCTGGCCGAGGGCCGCCTGACCGCGGAGGAGCACGCCGACCGCGTCGAGGGGGTCTACCGCGCCAAGACCATGGCCGAACTGCGGCCGCTGGTCAGCGACTTGCCCGCGGGCCATGAGCAGCCGCGGGCGGGGTTCAGGCCCGGGCCCGCCCCGTTCCGCCCCTCCCCGGGAGCGGTCCCGCCGGTCGCCGACGAGAACATGGTCGCGGTGCTCAGCGGCTGCGTCCGCAAGGGCCGCTGGCGCGTGGGCCGCCGCACGCACGCGTACGCGATCTTCGGCAGTGTCGAGATAGACCTGAGCGAGGCGATCTTCGAGCAGCGCCAGGTGGTCATCAAGGCGATCGCGATCTTCGGCTCGGTCGAGGTCCGCGTCCCGGAGAACGTGTCGTTGCGCGGCAGCGGCGCGGGCGTCCTCGGCACTTTCGAGGTGGACACGCTCGACTCCGCCGACCAGGACGCCCCCGTCGTCTTCGTGGACGGCCTGGCGGTCCTCGGGAGCATCGAGGCGCGCCCCCAGCGCGGCAAAATCGTGCGTGACCTGCATCAGCGCCTGCGCAAGCACCTCGGGCACTGA
- a CDS encoding WhiB family transcriptional regulator: protein MLQPSHQSLQVAAVPAQRGPARDRTDDAPWHTEAVCRRDEAGLFFAPSKEPTAARLSREEAAKRVCARCPVMVACREHALLQPEPYGVWGGLTAAERRVVLARRRRRDLELQKAAHAAGVAAAG from the coding sequence GTGCTGCAACCGTCGCATCAGTCCCTACAGGTCGCCGCTGTCCCGGCTCAGCGGGGCCCGGCGCGGGACCGGACCGATGACGCGCCATGGCATACGGAGGCCGTGTGCCGTCGCGACGAAGCCGGACTGTTCTTCGCCCCGTCCAAGGAACCGACCGCGGCCAGGCTCTCGCGCGAGGAGGCGGCCAAGCGCGTCTGCGCCCGCTGTCCCGTGATGGTCGCCTGCCGCGAGCACGCCCTGCTCCAGCCCGAGCCGTACGGCGTGTGGGGCGGCCTCACCGCCGCCGAGCGCCGCGTGGTCCTCGCCCGCAGGCGCAGGCGTGACCTGGAGCTCCAGAAGGCGGCGCACGCGGCGGGCGTCGCCGCAGCGGGATAG
- the glpX gene encoding class II fructose-bisphosphatase — MTEHHLPSELEVSPEAPDRNLALELVRVTEAAAMAAGRWVGRGDKNGADGAAVRAMRTLVHTVSMNGVVVIGEGEKDEAPMLFNGERIGDGTGAEVDIAVDPIDGTTLTAKGMPNAIAVLAAADRGAMFDPSAVFYMDKLVTGPEAADYVDINAPASVNIRRVAKAKNSSPEDVTVMILDRPRHEGIVKEIRETGARIKFISDGDVAGSVMAVREGTGVDLLMGIGGTPEGIISACAIKCLGGVIQGKLWPKDDAERQRALDAGHDLDRTLSTDDLVKGDNVFFVATGITDGELLQGVRYRAATASTSSLVMRSKSGTIRKIDSDHRLSKLRAYSAVDFDRAK; from the coding sequence ATGACCGAGCATCATCTTCCGTCCGAGCTGGAGGTCTCCCCCGAGGCCCCCGACCGCAACCTCGCCCTGGAGCTCGTCCGGGTCACCGAGGCCGCCGCCATGGCCGCGGGCCGCTGGGTCGGCCGCGGCGACAAGAACGGCGCGGACGGCGCCGCGGTCAGGGCCATGCGGACCCTCGTCCACACCGTCTCGATGAACGGCGTCGTCGTCATCGGGGAGGGCGAGAAGGACGAGGCCCCGATGCTCTTCAACGGAGAGCGCATCGGCGACGGCACCGGCGCCGAGGTCGACATCGCCGTCGACCCGATCGACGGCACGACGCTGACGGCGAAGGGCATGCCGAACGCCATCGCCGTCCTGGCCGCCGCCGACCGCGGCGCCATGTTCGACCCGTCCGCCGTCTTCTACATGGACAAGCTGGTCACCGGCCCCGAGGCCGCGGACTACGTCGACATCAACGCGCCCGCGTCGGTCAACATCCGCCGCGTCGCCAAGGCCAAGAACTCCTCCCCCGAGGACGTCACGGTCATGATCCTGGACCGCCCCCGCCACGAGGGCATCGTCAAGGAGATCCGCGAGACCGGCGCCCGCATCAAGTTCATTTCGGACGGCGATGTGGCGGGCTCGGTCATGGCCGTGCGCGAGGGCACCGGCGTCGATCTGCTCATGGGCATCGGCGGCACTCCCGAGGGCATCATCTCGGCCTGTGCGATCAAGTGCCTGGGCGGCGTGATCCAGGGCAAGCTGTGGCCCAAGGACGACGCCGAGCGCCAGCGGGCCCTCGACGCGGGCCACGACCTGGACCGCACACTCTCGACCGACGACCTGGTCAAGGGCGACAACGTCTTCTTCGTCGCGACCGGCATCACCGACGGCGAGCTGCTCCAGGGCGTCCGCTACCGAGCGGCCACCGCTTCGACGTCGTCGCTGGTCATGCGCTCCAAGTCGGGAACGATCCGCAAGATCGACTCCGACCACCGGCTCTCGAAGCTGCGCGCCTACAGCGCGGTCGACTTCGACCGCGCGAAGTAG
- a CDS encoding DUF4245 domain-containing protein, protein MAGRQGNQTVKNMLWSLVVIALVAGVIYIFVPHDESKTPVKRVDYRVELLTARRAAAYPVAAPEGLPKEWKPTSVRFNGAEHDDWHLGFLDPGGEYVAVKQSTAKPARFIEKATQEATRTDATEKIGGRTWQRYKGSTYDALVSTEKGATTVVTGTASFGQLAKMAESLRTA, encoded by the coding sequence GTGGCAGGCAGACAAGGCAACCAGACCGTCAAGAACATGCTGTGGTCGTTGGTGGTGATCGCCCTGGTCGCGGGCGTGATCTACATCTTCGTCCCGCATGACGAGTCCAAGACCCCGGTCAAGCGGGTCGACTACCGCGTGGAGCTCCTGACGGCCCGGCGGGCCGCGGCGTACCCCGTGGCGGCGCCCGAGGGCCTGCCCAAGGAGTGGAAGCCGACATCCGTGCGGTTCAACGGCGCCGAGCACGACGACTGGCACCTCGGCTTCCTCGACCCCGGCGGTGAGTACGTGGCGGTCAAGCAGTCCACCGCCAAGCCGGCCAGGTTCATCGAGAAGGCCACCCAGGAGGCCACGAGGACCGACGCCACCGAGAAGATCGGCGGCCGGACGTGGCAGCGGTACAAGGGTTCGACGTACGACGCCCTGGTGAGCACCGAGAAGGGCGCGACGACGGTCGTCACGGGCACGGCGTCCTTCGGGCAGCTCGCGAAGATGGCGGAGTCGCTGAGAACGGCGTGA